The following are encoded in a window of Ricinus communis isolate WT05 ecotype wild-type chromosome 4, ASM1957865v1, whole genome shotgun sequence genomic DNA:
- the LOC8266325 gene encoding probable adenylate kinase 7, mitochondrial gives MIALSGHVAAAAIRVTPPLCRLLTFCRLYTNVSAAQPQLDPDYYYYYSNSSSNNDKCTCPTAETKSSVPKRGVQWAFIGYPLVKKRVYIETLSKLLQVPYISMASLVRQELNPGTSLYKQIANAVNRGQLVPEDIMFGLLSKRLEDGYYRGETGFILDGIPRSQLQAEILDQLTEIDLVVNFKCTDDFLIKHQEEGAWKAKLQAYVEQSKPLEDYYRKQKKLLDFEVGTAPGETWQGLVSALHLQHVNALYCSKNLTAGYTLL, from the exons ATGATCGCTCTGAGCGGCCATGTCGCGGCGGCCGCCATAAGGGTAACGCCACCGTTATGCCGTCTACTTACCTTCTGTCGACTGTACACCAACGTCTCTGCAGCTCAGCCGCAGCTCGACCCCGATTACTACTATTATTAcagcaacagcagcagcaaTAACGACAAGTGTACTTGTCCAACGGCTGAAACGAAAAGTTCGGTTCCAAAAAGAGGAGTACAGTGGGCGTTCATAGGATATCCACTTGTCAAGAAGCGCGTCTACATCGAAACACTCTCGAAGCTTCTGCAAGTTCCGTACATTTCCATGGCTAGCCTCGTTCGTCAAGAGCTCAATCCTGGCACCTCTCTTTATAAACAG ATTGCAAATGCTGTGAACCGTGGCCAACTTGTTCCAGAGGATATAATGTTTGGTTTGCTGTCAAAGAGATTGGAAGATGGGTATTACAGAGGGGAAACTGGTTTTATTCTTGATGGAATTCCTCGTTCCCAATTACAAGCT GAGATTCTTGATCAACTTACTGAGATTGATTtggttgtaaattttaaatgcaCTGATGATTTCTTGATAAAACATCAAGAAG AAGGTGCCTGGAAAGCTAAACTCCAAGCTTATGTTGAACAG AGCAAGCCACTTGAAGATTATTACAGGAAACAGAAAAAGCTTCTCGACTTTGAAGTAGGCACAGCACCTGGAGAGACTTGGCAGGGGCTTGTGTCTGCATTACACCTGCAACATGTTAATGCCCTGTATTGCTCAAAGAATCTGACTGCGGGATACACATTGCTTTAA
- the LOC8266326 gene encoding probable inactive leucine-rich repeat receptor-like protein kinase At3g03770: MGYCSWLLLLCLVWSSLILGTLQLQSSQTQVLLQLRKHLEYPYQLEIWNDHTIDFCYLSSTTQVNVTCQDNFVTELRILGDKPTQVNSFVGFAIPTITLSENFSIDSFVVTLARLNSLKVLSLVSLGIWGPLPDKIHRLSSLEYLELSSNYLFGSVPPKISTMVKLQTLILDDNFFNHTVPNWFDSLSNLTILRLRNNKLKGPFPSSIQKLATLTDVILSGNEISGKLPNLEALHNLHLLDLSENNLDSNLPSMPKGLAMAFLSNNSFSGEIPQQYSQLSELQHLDVSFNVLSGKPPATLFSLPNISYLNLASNMLSGSLPNHLSCGSKLQFVDISNNSFTGGLPYCLSIESGDRAVKFDGNCLSIELHHQRAESSCVNVPMAVKRKQSGGKNVALLVGVITVILIVVVLLAIGFLIVCRRYCPRGVSEQHLLHKAVQENSATGFSSEILTNARWISQAAKLGTQGLPVCRPFTLEELKEATRNFDNAIILGEGFYGKLYRGRLQDGTQVAIRCLPSAKKYSIRNLKLRLDLLAKLRHPHLVCLLGHCIDGGGQDDYRVNKVFLIYEYISNGNLRAHLCEDSPGKVLNWSERLTVLIGVAKAVHFLHTGVIPGFFNNQLKTNNILLSEHGVAKLSDYGLSIVSDELGSSRECGEGHRARQMVRLDDDVYSFGYILLESLVGRSVSARRDKLLIDELASCNSQDSHRRLINPIVLATCTQESLSIVISITNKCISTESWSRPSLEDILWNLQYAAQVQATADGTKV, from the exons ATGGGTTACTGTAGCTGGTTGTTGCTGTTATGTCTTGTGTGGAGTTCTTTGATTCTGGGTACCCTTCAATTACAATCTTCACAAACACAAGTTCTTCTTCAACTAAGGAAGCATTTAGAGTACCCGTATCAACTAGAGATTTGGAATGATCATACAATAGATTTTTGCTATTTATCTTCAACTACACAAGTGAATGTGACATGTCAGGACAATTTTGTAACTGAGTTGAGAATTTTAGGAGATAAGCCAACCCAGGTTAATAGCTTTGTTGGTTTTGCAATTCCTACCATAACTTTATCAGAAAATTTCTCTATCGACTCCTTTGTTGTTACTCTTGCAAGGCTAAACAGCTTGAAAGTTCTCAGTCTTGTTTCTCTAGGAATATGGGGTCCACTTCCAGACAAAATTCATAGGCTGTCTTCGCTTGAGTACTTGGAATTGAGTTCAAATTATCTCTTTGGTTCTGTTCCTCCCAAGATTTCAACAATGGTGAAGCTTCAAACTCTTATCCTTGATGACAATTTCTTTAATCATACAGTTCCCAATTGGTTTGATTCCTTGTCTAATCTTACAATTCTAAGATTGAGGAACAACAAGTTGAAAGGTCCATTTCCATCTTCAATTCAGAAACTTGCTACTCTTACTGATGTTATTTTGTCTGGTAATGAGATATCTGGGAAGTTACCAAATCTTGAGGCCTTACATAACCTGCATTTACTGGATTTGAGTGAGAACAACTTAGATTCTAATCTACCTTCAATGCCCAAAGGATTGGCGATGGCATTCCTTAGCAACAATTCCTTTTCAGGTGAGATTCCACAACAATATAGCCAGCTAAGTGAGCTTCAACACCTTGATGTTTCATTCAATGTACTAAGTGGAAAACCTCCTGCTACACTTTTCTCATTGCCAAACATCAGTTACTTGAATTTGGCATCAAATATGTTAAGTGGTTCTCTTCCAAACCATCTAAGCTGCGGCAGCAAACTTCAGTTTGTTGATATATCTAATAATAGTTTTACCGGGGGACTGCCTTATTGTTTGAGTATTGAATCAGGGGATAGAGCAGTGAAGTTTGATGGAAATTGCTTATCCATTGAACTACATCATCAGCGTGCAGAATCATCTTGTGTTAACGTCCCAATGGCTGTAAAAAGGAAACAATCTGGAGGCAAAAATGTAGCACTATTAGTGGGTGTGATTACTGTTATACTTATCGTTGTAGTGCTTCTGGCTATTGGCTTTCTCATTGTGTGTAGAAGATACTGCCCACGAGGAGTCTCTGAGCAGCATTTGTTGCACAAAGCAGTGCAAGAAAACTCAGCAACCGGGTTCTCGTCTGAGATTCTCACCAATGCAA GATGGATTTCTCAAGCAGCAAAATTAGGGACACAAGGTCTCCCAGTGTGTCGCCCATTTACTTTGGAAGAGTTAAAGGAAGCTACAAGAAACTTCGACAATGCTATCATTTTGGGTGAAGGTTTTTACGGAAAG CTTTACAGAGGCAGACTACAAGATGGGACTCAAGTTGCTATAAGGTGTTTACCTTCagcaaaaaaatattcaattagaAATCTTAAACTCAGATTGGATTTGCTTGCAAAGCTCCGTCACCCGCATTTGGTTTGCCTGTTGGGGCACTGCATTGATGGTGGTGGACAAGATGATTACAGGGTGAACAAAGTCTTTCTTATATATGAATACATTTCAAATGGGAACCTTCGTGCTCACCTCTGTG AGGACAGTCCAGGCAAGGTTCTAAATTGGTCAGAGAGATTGACGGTACTAATTGGTGTTGCAAAGGCAGTGCACTTTCTGCATACAGGAGTTATTCCGGGTTTCTTCAACAATCAATTGAAGACAAATAATATCCTTCTCAGTGAGCATGGGGTTGCAAAGTTGAGTGACTATGGTCTGTCCATTGTCTCTGATGAGTTAGGGAGCTCCAGG GAATGTGGAGAAGGCCATAGAGCAAG GCAAATGGTAAGATTAGATGATGATGTGTATAGTTTTGGCTACATACTGCTTGAATCACTTGTTGGCCGCTCAGTATCTGCCAGAAGAGACAAGCTTCTAATAGATGAATTG GCCTCTTGTAACAGCCAGGACAGCCATAGAAGATTAATAAACCCAATAGTGCTTGCAACTTGCACGCAAGAATCTTTATCAATTGTTATCTCCATAACAAATAAATGTATTTCTACTGAATCATGGAGCCGGCCATCGTTGGAGGACATCCTCTGGAACTTGCAGTATGCAGCTCAAGTCCAAGCAACAGCAGATGGTACAAAGGTTTGA